CTCATGCAGGCGCATTGGGAACATTTCGAACATCTGGCCGACATCGGCGTGCGGGGCTACGGCGATACGCCGGCCGAGGCCTTTGCCCAGGCCGCGCTGGCGCTGACCGCCATCGTGACGGAGCTGGAGGCGGTGCGTCCCGTCGAGCAGGTCGCGGTGCGGTGCGAGGACGAGGACCTCGAATACCTGTTCGTCGCCTGGCTGAACGCGCTGGTCTTCGAGATGGCGACGCGCCGCATGCTGTTCAGCCGTTTCGATGTCCAGATCGAGGCCGGCGTGCTGCGCGCCACGCTGTGTGGCGAGACGGTCGATCGTGAGCGCCACCGGCCGGTGGTGGAGGTCAAGGGCGCCACGCTGACCGAACTCGCCGTCCATTCCCTGCCGGAGGGCGGCTGGCTGGCGCAGTGCATCGTCGACGTCTAGAGTCGGGAAGGGGGTGATCATGGATGTTCAACGCTTCGAACGCATGACCGATTTCGCCTGGCGCCTGCCGGCCCAGGGGGCGATGCGGGTGCCCGGCGTGATCTATGCCAGCGAGTCCCTGTTGCGCGACATGGACGACAAGGTGGGCGAGCAACTGGCCAACGTGGCGGCGTTGCCGGGCATCGTGTCGGCGGCCTACGCCATGCCGGATGCGCACTGGGGGTACGGATTTCCGATCGGCGGTGTGGCCGCCTTCGACGCCGCCGAAGGCGGGGTGATTTCCGCCGGCGGGGTCGGCTTCGACATCTCCTGCGGGGTGCGCACCCTGCACACCGGACTTATGGAAGCGGACGTGCTGGCCGTGCAGGAGGAGCTTGCCGAGCAGCTGTTCTGGTCCATTCCGGCCGGGGTGGGCAGCACCGGGGCGATCCGCCTGAACAGCACCGAAATGCACGACATGCTGGCCGGCGGCGCCCGCTGGGCGGTGGGTCGAGGCTGGGGTTGCGAGGAAGACCTGCAGCGCATCGAGGAACAGGGCTGCATGGCCGGTGCTGACCCGGACGCGGTGTCCGATCACGCCAAGCGTCGCCAGCGCGATGAAATGGGCACCCTGGGTTCGGGCAATCATTATCTCGAGGTACAGAAGGTGACCGAGGTGTACGACGCAGAGACGGCGGCGGCCTTCGGTCTGCGGCCCGGCCAGATCAAGGTCAGCATTCACTGTGGTTCGCGCGGGCTCGGCCATCAGATCGGCACGGAGTTCCTGACCCGGATGGCGAAGACAGCGGGCCAGTACGGTATCAGCCTGCCGGATCGCGAGCTCGCCTGCGCCCCGATCGATTCGCCGGTCGGCCAGCGCTATATCGGCGCCATGCGCGCGGGCATCAACTGCGCCCTCGCCAACCGCCAGATCATCACCCATTTGACGCGCCAGGCCTTTGCCCGGCTGTTTCCCGATGTCGACATGCCGTTGCTTTACGACGTGTCGCACAACACCTGCAAGCTGGAAACGCACGAGATCGACGGCGCGCAGCGGGCGGTATACGTGCATCGCAAGGGGGCGACGCGGGCGCTGGGTCCCGGGCATCCGGATCTGCCGCCGGCCTTTACCGCAATCGGCCAGCCGGTGCTGATCGGCGGCACCATGGGTACGGCCTCCTACATTCTGGTGGGTACGCGCGAAAGCGAGCAACGCGCCTTCAGTTCGGCCTGCCACGGGGCCGGGCGCGCCATGAGCCGGCATCAGGCGACGCGGCAATGGCGGGGACGCGCCTTGCGCGATGAGCTGGCGCAGCGGGGCATTCTGGTGCGCAGCCCCTCCGACCGCGGCATCGCGGAAGAGGCGCCGGGCGCGTACAAGGATGTGGGCGGGGTGGTCGAGAGCGCCGACCGGGCTGGCCTGGCGCGTCGCGTCGCCCGCCTCGAACCCCTGATCTGTATCAAGGGCTGAGCCGGGCAAGGGGGAAACGCAGCATGCCGGTGCACAATGCCGATATCGCCCGGATATTCGACGAGATCGCCGATATTCTGGAAATCGAAGGTGAAAACCCTTTCCGGATCCGCGCCTACCGCAATGCGGCGCTCAACGTGCGCGAATACGGGCGCGATCTCGGCTCCCTGGTGGCGGCCGACGAGGACCTGACCCGCCTGCCGGGCATCGGCAAGGATCTGGCGGCCAAGATCGAGGAGATCGTCACCACCGGGGAATGCGCCGCCCTGAAACGCCTGCACAAGCGGGTGCCCGAGGCGGTGACCGAACTGCTCGACATCCCGGGGCTGGGGCCGAAGCGCGTCCGCGCCTTGTATCACGAACTCGATATCCACAGCCGCGAGCAGCTTGCCCGGGCCTGCCGGACCGGTGCGGTGCGGGCGCTGTCGGGATTCGGGGCCAAGACCGAGCAGCGCATTCTGCAGGCGCTGGAGGCCCATACCAGCGAGACCCGGCGCTTCAAGCGTGCCATCGCCGAGCAGTATGCTGATGGGCTGGTCGCCTGGCTGAAGCGTGGCCCGGGGGTGGAGTCGGTCGCCGTGGCGGGCAGTTATCGCCGCGCACGCGAGACGGTGGGCGATCTCGACATTCTCGTCACCGCCAGGGACGGGGCGGCCGTCATGGCGCATTTCCTTGAATATGACGAGATCCGCGAGGCCGTTTCCCACGGGGAGACCCGCTCCACCGTGTATCTGAAATCGGGCATCCAGGTGGACCTGCGGGTGGTCGAGGCGGCGGCCTTCGGCGCGGCCCTGCATTACTTCACCGGTTCCAAGGCGCACAACATCGCAGTGCGCCGGCTGGGGCAGCGGGAGGGATTGAAGATCAACGAATACGGGGTGTTCCGCGGCAAGCGGCGCATCGCCGGGCGTACCGAGAAAGAGGTCTACGCCAGTGTCGATCTGCCCTGGATTCCGCCCGAGCTGCGTGAGAACAACGGCGAGATCGAAGCGGCACGCCAGAAGGCCTTGCCGAAGCTGGTGCAACGCGAGGACCTGCGCGGCGATCTGCATTGCCATACGCGTGCCAGCGACGGCCACAACAGCATCCGCGAGATGGCCGAGGCGGCGCATGCGGCGGGACTCGAGTACCTGGCGATCACCGATCACACCCAGCACCTGCGGGTGGCGCACGGGCTGGACAGCACCCGGCTGCTGAAACAGATGGAGGAGATCGACGCCCTGAATGAAAAGCTGAAGGGTATTACCCTGCTCAAGGGGGCTGAGGTGGACATCCTCGATGACGGCGGGCTGGATCTGCCCGACGATCTGCTGGCGCGTCTGGATGTGGTGATCGCCGCGGTGCACAGCAACTTCAACCTGCCGCGGGCCAAACAGACGCGGCGGATTCTACGGGCGCTGGATAATCCCCGGGTGCATATCCTGGCTCACCCGAGCGGCCGGTTGATCGGCGAACGGGAGCCGATGGACCTGGATATACCACGCATTCTGCGTCACGCGCGCAAGGTCGGTGTGGTGATGGAGTTGAACGCGAGCCCGGACCGGCTGGATCTCACCGACGTATATTGCCGCGTGGCGCGCGATGAAGGGGTGCGGGTGGCGATCAACTCCGATGCGCACAGCGTGGATCAGTTCGCCAATCTGCGTTTCGGCATCGATCAGGCACGGCGCGGCTGGCTGGAAAGCGACGATGTGGTGAACACCGGCAGGCTGAAAAAACTGCGCGCGGCGCTCAAGCGCTGAGCCGGGGCCCTGCGCGACCGACGGGACTCAGCCGATGACGATGCGATTTCGCCCCTGCTGTTTGGCTTCCTGCAGACGATGCTCCGTCTGCGCGAACAGCTCCTCGGGTGATGGCAGTACGGCATCGATCCCGTTCATGACGCAGCTCACGCCAATGGACGCGGTGATGTGTATTTCCTGATCGTCGATATAGAAGGGGCGATTGCCGATATCGGACAGGATGCGGTCGAAGACGCTAGGGCGAAACTGTCCGCTTTCGGGGTAATACAGGACGGCGGCGAACTGCTGTCCGCTGATGCGGGCGAGACTGTCGGTGGGGCGCACCGCGCGCCGCAGGCGAGTGGCCACACTGCGCAGCAGTGCATCGCCGCTTTCATGTCCATAGGTATCGTTGACCGCCTTGAAGTGATCAATGTCCAGCATGGCCAGGCACAGCCCGCCGCCGCGGGCATGCACGTGCTTGAGGTGGGCGGCCAGTTCCTCGTCCAGGTGGCGGCGGTTCCCGAGCCCCGTCAGCTCGTCCATCATGCTCAAGGTACGCAGATGGCGGTTGTCCAGCTCCAGCGCCTGGGTGGTTATCAACAGGGTGTTCTGCAGGGTCGAAATGCGCCCTGCGGCATGCACCCGGCCGGCCAGTTCGAGTTCGTGGACGGGTTTGGTCAGGTAATCGTCCACGCCGTGCTGGAACGCCTCGACCAGCGCCTCGCCGCCCTCCTTGGCCGTGAACAGGATGATCGAAGTGTAGCGATTGGTCTGCTCGTCCAGGGAACGTATCGCGTCGGCGAGTTCCAGGCCGTTCATTTCCGGCATGACCCAGTCAGCCAGCACCACGTCTGCACCGCGTTGCCTGAGCAGCGCGAGCACCTCGGCACCGCTGGCCGCCATGCGGATGTCGGCGTAGCCGCGTCTTTCCAGTGAGTTCTTCAGTACCGCCCGGCTGAACTGCATATCGTCCACGATGATGATGGCGAGTTCTTCGATCAATGGCTTTGCATCCATGTTGCTTATCTATTTGTTGTTGTGATCTTAGATCAACGGTGCGCGGTTGCCAGTCAGTCCGCAGGTTGCGTCTTGCTGAACGGTACCACGCCGATCTGTTCATGCCAGATGTTGACGATATGGCAGAACAGTTCCGCCGTACGTTCCGCATCATATACCGCGGAATGGGCGGAATCATTGTCCCAGGGAAAGCCGGCGGCCTGCACCGCGCGGGAAAGCACCGTCTGCCCGTAAGCGAGGGCACCCAGCGTGACCGTGTCGATGGTGCTGAAGGGATGAAAGGGATTGCGCTTGATACCGCAGCGTTCCGCTGCGACATTGATGAAGCCGAGATCGAACGGTGCGTTGTGCCCCACCAGTATCGCGCGCTTGCATTCGTTTTCTTTTACGGCCTTGCGGATGGCGGAAAACAGTTCGCCCAGGGCGTCCTTTTCAGGGTAGGCGATGCGCAGCGGATGAAAAGGATCGATGCCGTTCACCTCCAGCGAGGCGGGTTCGAGGTTGGCGCCTTCGAAGGGTTGGATGTGCCGTGACAGGGTTTCCCGGATGTGCAGGTTGCCCTCGGGATTCGCACCCAGCAGAACGACGGCGACCTCCAGTAGTGCGTCCGTCTGCGAGTTGAACCCGCCGGTCTCGACGTCGATGACGACGGGCAGAAAGCCCCGGAAGCGCTGTCCCATGGGTATCCAGGTATGTTGATCGCTCATGAATGCTCTGTCGGGATAGGGAATGGATGACAAATACTTGATATGGATTGTCGGTGCAATGTTACAGGTTCGACACAAAAACAACCGGCAGTGGGCGGCAGGGGCAAGCGACGGCGCTGTCCAGGTGGCCCCGCTTATGAGTATTGCCGAGCCCTTTTATATTTTTCGGGTTGGCGTGCACGTCGCTTATTAATAGTGTGGTGTGGGATGATCGTCGGAATGAACGAAATCTGTGTGTCGAGGTAAGCTTGTTCATGGTACATCATGGCGGCAATGAACAAACGCCTGCCCGATGCATTGAACAAGGGCCTGCTCGACAGGTGGATGTCAGGCTATGTAATTGAATTGAATATAGCTTTTTAGGGCGTTGCGTCGGGTCGCAACCTGCCGATTTCTTGACCTGCATGGTCAAAACACAGATCATAGCGCGCCTTTCGGGCCCCCCGTGCGGGGCCGAAACGATCTCTGATACAAGAGGTGGAAGAATGAATACGCAGGTACAGATACAGGATCAGGACGCCGTCGAGACACAGGAATGGCTCGATTCTTTGGAGGCGGTGGTCGAGCAGGAGGGCGTCGAGCGCGCACATTTTCTGCTTGAGCAGCTGATCGATCAGGCGCGCCGCTCCGGTGCGAACCTGCCGTATTCCGCCAACACCGCTTACGTCAATACCATCCCGCCGCACCTGGAGGCGACCAGCCCGGGCGATCATTCCCTGGAAGGACGTATCCGTTCCTATGTGCGTTGGAACGCGCTCGCCATGGTGGTGAAGGCGAATCGCAAGAGTTCCGAACTGGGCGGCCATATCGCCACCTTCGCCTCCGCGGCCACCCTGTACGACGTCGGATTCAATCATTTCTGGAATGCCCCGAGCCATGAGCAC
This region of Gammaproteobacteria bacterium genomic DNA includes:
- a CDS encoding archease, with the translated sequence MQAHWEHFEHLADIGVRGYGDTPAEAFAQAALALTAIVTELEAVRPVEQVAVRCEDEDLEYLFVAWLNALVFEMATRRMLFSRFDVQIEAGVLRATLCGETVDRERHRPVVEVKGATLTELAVHSLPEGGWLAQCIVDV
- a CDS encoding RtcB family protein, whose protein sequence is MDVQRFERMTDFAWRLPAQGAMRVPGVIYASESLLRDMDDKVGEQLANVAALPGIVSAAYAMPDAHWGYGFPIGGVAAFDAAEGGVISAGGVGFDISCGVRTLHTGLMEADVLAVQEELAEQLFWSIPAGVGSTGAIRLNSTEMHDMLAGGARWAVGRGWGCEEDLQRIEEQGCMAGADPDAVSDHAKRRQRDEMGTLGSGNHYLEVQKVTEVYDAETAAAFGLRPGQIKVSIHCGSRGLGHQIGTEFLTRMAKTAGQYGISLPDRELACAPIDSPVGQRYIGAMRAGINCALANRQIITHLTRQAFARLFPDVDMPLLYDVSHNTCKLETHEIDGAQRAVYVHRKGATRALGPGHPDLPPAFTAIGQPVLIGGTMGTASYILVGTRESEQRAFSSACHGAGRAMSRHQATRQWRGRALRDELAQRGILVRSPSDRGIAEEAPGAYKDVGGVVESADRAGLARRVARLEPLICIKG
- the polX gene encoding DNA polymerase/3'-5' exonuclease PolX; the encoded protein is MPVHNADIARIFDEIADILEIEGENPFRIRAYRNAALNVREYGRDLGSLVAADEDLTRLPGIGKDLAAKIEEIVTTGECAALKRLHKRVPEAVTELLDIPGLGPKRVRALYHELDIHSREQLARACRTGAVRALSGFGAKTEQRILQALEAHTSETRRFKRAIAEQYADGLVAWLKRGPGVESVAVAGSYRRARETVGDLDILVTARDGAAVMAHFLEYDEIREAVSHGETRSTVYLKSGIQVDLRVVEAAAFGAALHYFTGSKAHNIAVRRLGQREGLKINEYGVFRGKRRIAGRTEKEVYASVDLPWIPPELRENNGEIEAARQKALPKLVQREDLRGDLHCHTRASDGHNSIREMAEAAHAAGLEYLAITDHTQHLRVAHGLDSTRLLKQMEEIDALNEKLKGITLLKGAEVDILDDGGLDLPDDLLARLDVVIAAVHSNFNLPRAKQTRRILRALDNPRVHILAHPSGRLIGEREPMDLDIPRILRHARKVGVVMELNASPDRLDLTDVYCRVARDEGVRVAINSDAHSVDQFANLRFGIDQARRGWLESDDVVNTGRLKKLRAALKR
- a CDS encoding diguanylate cyclase — protein: MDAKPLIEELAIIIVDDMQFSRAVLKNSLERRGYADIRMAASGAEVLALLRQRGADVVLADWVMPEMNGLELADAIRSLDEQTNRYTSIILFTAKEGGEALVEAFQHGVDDYLTKPVHELELAGRVHAAGRISTLQNTLLITTQALELDNRHLRTLSMMDELTGLGNRRHLDEELAAHLKHVHARGGGLCLAMLDIDHFKAVNDTYGHESGDALLRSVATRLRRAVRPTDSLARISGQQFAAVLYYPESGQFRPSVFDRILSDIGNRPFYIDDQEIHITASIGVSCVMNGIDAVLPSPEELFAQTEHRLQEAKQQGRNRIVIG
- the rnt gene encoding ribonuclease T, encoding MSDQHTWIPMGQRFRGFLPVVIDVETGGFNSQTDALLEVAVVLLGANPEGNLHIRETLSRHIQPFEGANLEPASLEVNGIDPFHPLRIAYPEKDALGELFSAIRKAVKENECKRAILVGHNAPFDLGFINVAAERCGIKRNPFHPFSTIDTVTLGALAYGQTVLSRAVQAAGFPWDNDSAHSAVYDAERTAELFCHIVNIWHEQIGVVPFSKTQPAD